Part of the Phycodurus eques isolate BA_2022a chromosome 3, UOR_Pequ_1.1, whole genome shotgun sequence genome, AGAGGCTTCTCAAAGTGTCCGAGCACCCTACGGAAAACATACTTTTCACTGTTATTATAGTGACTATATACTTATGATATATATAGACTCAAACATACACTATATTCCCAAAAGGATTCGcgcacctgccttgactcggaAAATAATGGAAGTGGCATCCCATTCGTAATCCGTcaggtttaatatgacatcagtcTACCCTCTGCAATTACAACatcttcaactcttctggaaaggctttccacaaggtttggGAGTGTGttcatgggaatttatgaccatttctccagaagcgcatttgtgaggttacacacagatgttggatgagaaggcctggctctgaGTCTCCGCTCAAATTCATTCAAAACTGTTCTATGGGGGTGAGGTCAGgcttgtgcaggccagtcaagttcatccacatcaaactctctcatccatgtctttacaAACTTTGATTTgcgcactgatgcacagtcatgttggaacacggaggggccatctccaaactgtttccagaaagttggaaatgtccgaAATATTAGGCattgagctccagtgaaaggaactctgaatgcttcagcataccaaaacattttggacagtcaaagagtttgggaattaccccttcctgttgcagtgcacaaagcaaggtccattaagacatggatgagagaatttggtatggatgaacttgactggcctgcacagagtcctgccgtcaacccgatagaacacgtttgggttgatttcgagtgcaCAGTGAGCCGGGCcctctcgtccaacatcagtgtgtggcCTTACAAATAtcctcctggaagaatgggcaaagattcccataaactcacccctaaaccttgttgaGCTGTTACAGCTGCCAAGGGTACATCATAcgaccccaattgcaatgaagttgggacgttgtgttaaacataaataagaacagaatacaatgatttgaaaatcatgttcaacctgtatttaattgaagacactacaaaggcaatatatttcatgttcaaacggatcaactttattgtttttagcaaataatcatgaactttgatggctgcaacatgttgcaaaaaagctgggacagttggcaaaaaaaagactgagaaagttgcggaatgctcatccaacacctgtttggaacatcccacaggtgaacaggctcattgggaacaggtgggtgccatgatggggcgaggttcccctctttgtcaacaagtgcgtgagaaaatagtctaacactttaaggacaatgctcctcaacgtttcatttcaaggaatttagggatttcatcatctacggtccataatatcatcaaaaggttcagagaatctggagaaatcactgcatgtaagcggcaaggccaaaaaccgacattgaatgcccgtgacctacgatccctcaggcgggactgcatcaaaaactgacatcattgtgtaaaggagatcaccacatgggctcaggaacacttcagaaaaccaatgtcagtaaatacagttcggcgctacatccgtaagtgcaacttgaaactcgactatgcaaagcaaaagccatttatcaacaacacccagaaacgccgccgacgactctgggcccgagctcatctaagatggactgatgcaaagtggaaaagtgttctgtggtccgacaagttcacgtttcaaattgtttttggaaattttggatgtcgtgtcctctgggccaaagaggaaaagaaccatccggactgttacggatgcaaagttcaaaagccagcatctgtgatggtatggggctgtgttcgtgccaatggggtgggtaacttacacatctgtgaaggcaccattaatgctgaaaggtacatacaggttttggagaaacatatgctgccatccaagcaacgtctttttgatggacgcccctgcttatttcaatgccaaaccacattgtgcacgtgttacaacagcgtggcttcgtagtaaaagagtgcgggtactagactggcctgcctgcagtccagacctgtctcccattgaaaatgcgtggcgcattatgaagcgtaacatacgacaacagagaccccggactgttgaacggctgaagctgtacatcgagcaagaatgggaaagaattccacctacaaagcttcaacaattggtgtcctcagttcccaaacgtttcttgaatgttgttaaaagaaaaggtgatgttacaacgtggtaaacatgaccctgtcccagctttttggaacgtgttgcagccataaaataatgattatttgattaatgattatttgctaaaaacaatcaagtttatcagtttgaacataaaatatcctgtcttggcggcacagtgggcgaccggttagagcgtcagcctcacagttctgaggacccggcttcaatccccggcccctcctgtgtggagtttgcatgttctccccgtgcctgcgtgggttttctccgggcactccggtttcctcccacatccccaaaacatgcattaattggagactctaaattgcccgtaggcatgactgtgagtgcgaatggttgtttgtttctatgtgccctgcggttggctggcaacccgttcagggcgtaccccgcttcctgcccgatgacagctgggataggctccagcacgcctgcgaccctactgaggagaagcggctcagaaaatggatggatatcctgtctttgtagtgaattcaattaaatataggtcgaacatgatttgcaaatcattatattctgtttttatttatgtttaacacagcgtcccaacttccttggaatcggggttgtattaCATCATATTAAACTACAtggatttatccatccatccatccatccattttctgtaccgcttttcctcactagggtcacgggcgtgctggaggctatcccagctatcttcgagcgagaggcggggtacaccctgaactggttgccagccaatcgcagggcgcatacaaacaaacaggcattcgcactcacattcacacctacgggcaatttagagtctggaatcaaccaaccacgcatgtttttgggatgtgggaggaaaccggagtgcccggagaaaacccacgcaggcacggggagaacatgcaaactccaaacaggcggggccgggatttgaacccccattacctccaccgtgcttcacagatgagcttgtgtgttctggaccataagcagatcctttctttctcaatACTTTaccctttccatcactttggtagaggttaatcttggtctcgtCTCTACCATCAAATTTTGCTCCAAAACGTTTGTGGTTCAtgtctgtacttctttgcaaaatccaatctggccttgtGATTCTTCTTGcagatgagtggtttgcatctggTGATACATGGTcagtatatttcttctctcgaagagtggattgtgataccttcacccttgctgtggaggttggcagtgttGTCTTTggtgtgtttcttcacagctctcacaatgtttctgtcatcaactgctgtcgatacccttggctgacctgttcgatgtctgttgctcagtacaccagaagtttctttctttttcaggacattccaaatggttgtattagctatgcccaatgtttgcgCAATACCTCTGATCGATTAAGATCTCTTCGcttagcttcaaaatggtttgcttatACACCTTTTTATGGtggaatgtacagtactttgtaACCTGTTAAGAAGTTTGCTATACAAATGAAGTTGTTATGAAACAATTATTCTCCTTACCTGACATTTTTAAGCATGTATAGCACCTCAGATGGTAGGTGGGAGTTCTGCACATCAAATTCTGTCAAGTCTGCCTCCAGCAGACAGGGAGGGGGTTCTTTAGGCTGCAAGGAGGGGGGCTCCCTCCGGATTTGGAGGATCCTAATACACAATACACAACAACAACTTAGCCTGAATAACTTCAGTCCCatgaaaatgtcatgaaaatgtcacgataaaaagatggaaaaagaaTTGCCCAGGTCTGCGTTGAGGGTTAGATCAAATGACACAGTCAAGATAataatcatatatatttttttttttttttaaaaaagcaatatttGACTGACTTGCGAGCAATAGACAGGACTTTGGTCCTTTTCCGCACCCTCTGCCGGGAAGCAGAGTTGGGGGAGGTGGTGGGAGAGGACAGCGTCTGGACctttaaaagtaataaaacgACAACAAAATCAGAGCACATTTTATATGTCGATATCCGATCAGTCATTAGATCACGGAGTCTTTTTTAGAAATTTCAATAAATCTTGTGTCTCCTTAACCGATTTTCAATGTTCAACAACAATGGCAGGAAAACTACAGTCCCATTGTATGCTGTGCTAAGGTGCAGAGATTTCTTCAGGAGGCAGCGAGCTATCAAACCACCTATTTTACAACCGCGTCCtctgaagaaagaaagaaggaaagaaagaaagaaaggagacAACTCAGGAGGGCGCCGGAACGACTTTCTTCCAACGCATCACTGAAACATGGAGGAATTTTGAACTGGCCGCGACGAGGAAGAGGTGAGGAATGAACGGAACATGTTCTGAGTATCAAATGGATGAAACAAATTCACCAATGTTTGATTGTGTGTTCGTGGGAACTTAAGGGTGACTAAATATGCGGTGAGTGACTCCACGTAACAACAGGGGTGTGTCCGGATAGCGGCGTCGGGATATATACTGACCTTTCTCATGATCTTTCGGCCGTAGAACAGAACTTTGTCTCTTTTCCGAAAGCGATAATGCGGGACGCCCGCCTCCTCCTCTGAAACATACCGACAATCTTTGTTAAGCCCTTCGCATTTGTTTCGTTTCCCGTTATTTGTGCGATACTCATGCACCCACATGCCAGATCTAGATagaaataggcggcacggtgtggaggactggttagagtgtctgcctcacagttctgaggaccggggttcgaatcccggccgcgccggtgcggagtttgcatgttctccccgtgcctgcgtgggttttctccgggcactccgctttcctcccacatcgcaaaaacatgcgtgcgaggttgattgaatcataataataatattgaatttTAATCAATCATTAATAACACGCTGTAcacttgttgttttgttgtgcttttttaCCACTTTTTTGGTGGGATAAACCTCATGTCATGGTCTAACAAACGGCGCATTGTGTTGATTCGCTACTAAAATGATTTCCGCTGATCTTTGTGTGTTGGGATGAGCCCAAGTGgaaaccaatttttttttgggggggggggtttcacaTAGCTTTGTAAAATCTCTGATTCATTGACGGCAGCAATAGATAATTTGACTTCATTTGTTTGGCAGTTGTCAACCATTAAAATATACGTCTTCTGATTTGAAACGATCCCTCTTGCGTTAAGCCTTAATCCATATTTGCGCCAAAACTCATGACTCATCGCAGATGATGAGGGTGAGCGCTGGAAAATCCCATCTGTACGCTTTCAATCGAGACGGACTCCAACAAGTGTACTGACTTGACAGCCTGTATCTTCTGTACAGAAGGAACACGACACCGCCCACAAGGGAAACAACTGTCACAGCTCCAATGAGAATCGCCGTCCACTGAaagaaacacattcaaacacctctgaaatcaaacaaacacaacTTCTGCGTAGCATCATCATAAACATGTTTACTTCTGCACCAAAATAAGCATTGgatagaccaggggtgtcaaactgttTCCTCCGGGGGCCCTACACGGAAAAATACGGGATTCAATTTTGACAAGGCATAAAGTGaaatcaataagtcaatattctcctgtgattgaaggtttttctttttacaattcaacagtaaaataaagatgTCTTCTTCCTATCAATTCATAATAACATCTAGGCCTGGCCTCCAGCAaagaattgttgttgttttttggggctaTATCCAAGACGACATAGTAATTGATTTGTTGTGTTTAGTCAATAATGCTGAAGAGGATACACTTCCTCCTGAAAAATCACATGCTTAATCCCAGtggcaatatttgtttaaaggaaacaaagggggaaaaagacaaaaaacctTGCAATTCAAAGTATTTTTCCCCTATCGTCCAGCCctactcctgattgatgacGAGCTAGTTTTAATTGGGGCCACACCAGTAAAGCTTACTGGCGTcccagtgacgaggactggctaagtgtggctaaaggtttagaCACATAAGGACGTGTGATTTTGTGGCTAACTCCACACAATGGCGGCGAGGAGATTTTTGGACCGTTCATgtcagctcctcctcctctcggagtgtgcgtgtgtgttcgtAGCTGTGTCGATAGCCGCAGGAGCGGAGAGACGAGTTGGGAGCCGGGACCAGCTGCAATTCATGTTCATCAACGGTGTACTTAACCCGGTCCCGAACACCAACTCGTCGTCAGATCGTCTTGAGTAGTCGTACTGTCAGTCGCGTCGAGCTCGCAAAAAAACGTTTGCGCTTCGTTCGAAGAAATACTGATCAGCTTTCTCTCCCTCTTGTAACCCAGAGACTACACACCTGCCACCTCGCCTGCACAGCTGCCTGCCCGCCCGCGGATCCCCTTGTCTGGCCAAAACGGACCACCCGGAGTCCCTGCTCCCCCTAACTGGGCGCCGTTTCCCCCTGGTTGCCTGTTGCAGGGAAATAAACGCGCTATGAGTTGACTTGCTTTGCTCGTCTCTGCTGTTGGGTcgtaggaggacaccggccccgaaactacaaagtgggtcagcgagtttggctctccaccaagcatattccactccgggtggagtcccggcagctcgctcccaggttcgttgggcccttccccatcacaaagatcatcaaccctgtcaccgtgaagctcaggctcccaaggtcgatgggggtccaccctgcttttcacgtcagccggctcaagcccgcccgggaatcccctctggtcccgccttccagccccccccccggttcgtggatgggggccctgtcttcactgtgaggcggctgttgtcgtctcggcGGAGGCGGAGGGgatttcaatatctggtggactgggagggctacggacctgaggaacgttcatgggtgccgtctgcgtttatcgcGGATGACTCGCTCGTTCGGGACTTTATCATTGCGCgtccgtctggggccggccggggggggtactgtcatgggtctGTGTtctggtttttgtcttccccccgtttcacacacacctgatcctgagagcatcttcaccacctgtaacctcgttcaccctaattaccccttgcatttaacctcgtgtctcattctttcccGTGGCCGTTCATGACAGCGGGCTGCTAAAAAAATGGAAGCTGGGCTGCAAATGGCCACTGGGCAGTATTTTGGACACCCCTGTGATAGACTAACAAGAGTAGATACGTTTGTAAAATTCCAGTTAGACGGGACCAAAGTTTCGTAAACTACAACACACCGTGTGGTCGTTTACCATGTTGACTTGTGTCCGTTCTTCTATAATCTGCTGCATCTTGGCCGTGAGCTCGCTTCCAAAAGGAGCCAGTCTCTGCAACCAAAAGCACATAAGAAGCGCAAGTTCTAATTTCAGACTACATAGGAACACTAAGGAATCGTCGGAATCTAAATTTGGACAAATGCACGGAAGGCATAGGCTGTATATTTCCATCCAATCTTGGATTCACTGAAAAGGCCATGAACACCATCCTTGTTCTCAGACAATGACTGGAAATGAACAGTGCTGCGGCAGACCTACCGGAGGTACACTGCAACTCTTGTGGTCGTTGTCATTTTCCATGTCTGACTGAAGTTCAGACAACAGCACAAGGCAACCCCTAGGTGTGACATAATTGTGCAATATCAGGAGGTTGAATCATGTGGAAAAACCGATtgcaggtacagtatatttctgAACATGTGGGATTATGTGTCATCATCATATGCAAACAATCCAATTGGGGGGAAAGATCGCACCCCCTCAGGAAAGACAAAATAGATCACCCATTATATAAGTCCAGCCACCAGATCCTTCAAAAACACTCACCCCCTGCAGTCGTCTGACCTATGAGCCGTCGCCACGCCCACATTGTACAAAGGCCAGACGCAATTTAAGAACAAATATTGTGCATCTTTTGTGTTGAAGTCCGATTCAAAACGTATGGTGCATTTTTGTAtcgaagagaagagaagaaaatcaTCTTGATTATGATGATTTCATGTCATGCCTCCTTTGCATTTAGCAGCGTGTATTGTGCTGCTACATTGATCTTATCTTCCGCGATATTCAATTCGAAATAGACTTCAGTGACTCAAAAGAAGATTTCCAATTGAGTTCAATTAAGTGCAGAATTCCCACTTTAAATGTGCTATGTGCACATATTGCGCCTTTTTGATGCCACAAATACTATTTtacttattaataataataataagtcaaaTATTCAATGAAGTTATGAGACTTAACTCATCTTGGAAATAAGCCAACTCGTTCCCCTTTCATTTCGAGCACTGCCAATATGCCACAGGTTTACTCACTGCGGCCTCCACCTCTGGAAGCGCTACAAAATTGCACGAAAAACTATTTGTCAGAGAACGAAATGTTCAAACGACACGTGGCCAAGTGCTTGTAAGAAATGCGTGGAGGAATTCCACAGAGATGCAGAAGTGATTTTTCTCACGTACCCGTTTCAGCTTTAGTCAATGACAACGAGGTTAAGTCCGATTTGCGATAACAACGGACGTATCCTGCCCTAcctaacaaaataaaactaagcGTTTCAAGACGTGACTTATTCCCCGTTAAATGTTTGCGTCACGCCCTCGTTACTGGTTCAAAGTCGAATAATATAAGTAAAATACATCGAATTCACTTTGCTTTGTGTACGCAATGCTATGCGTGAACGTATGGGCGTCTTATTTTGCTCACATTTATATTTAGTCCATTATTTTGAAGGTAGATGTGCCGGAGGTTAGGGTTcactaaacgtttctaaaaatGGCCTTTCACGAACGCGTCTGCAAGAGTATCTTGGGTTCTAATTGGTGAGCACTGTTGCCCTCCGGCCAATCGACAGACGTTTTGTTTGACGGTCGTTCACGTTATTTTCTGTGGAACGCGTGTGCGAGGTGAGCTCAGTGCACTGTTGTGTCTAATTCCACCATAGTGGTTACAGTATTGGGATCAAAGATTAGGTAATATCGACGGTCTCCGTGTACTTTAGATGATATCCGCGATTACAGTAAATTACCAGCGCATCATTGGGCTACACGGTATCCATAACAAGCTAAGCTTTGCCTCCTAAAGCCCACCTTAAATACCATCTGCCCTTTTGATATTGACATGTAACATTTGGATTTTCAAACGCAAGGTTCAAAACAGATTTATGAAAGGCGAaaaatgcacccccccccccccccaaaagactcgcagctgtattagctcaaaagggtgcttctcctgAAGACCGAGCAAaggaataaatctgcaaaaatgtcttttcctgacttaaatgatttgagcaaatggctgcaatataacaaagagtggaaaaaaatagaagggggtctgaatacaaGTCATTGATTTcatccattcccccccccccaggtttCCTGTTCTGCAATATACGCGGTTGTGGCACAATGGGTGTATTGTCCACACTGATAAGGGGCCTGACGAGGGGAGCAGACAGAATGTCGGAATTCACCAGCAAGCGAGGTTCAAGGACTCACAATAAAGGCAGAGGTTCAAGACCCGCCGGAGTGAATCTCCCCAGCAGAAAGTTCCTGGCGATAAAGGCCATGATTCCTGAGTTTGTGGTACCGAATCTGGACGGCTTCAAACTCAAACCGTACGTATCGTACCGCTCCCCGAAGGGAATCGAGCCTCCGGCGACCGCAGAGCGTCTGTTCGCCGAGGTGGTGGCTCCTCGCATCGAGAGAGACTTCATTGAAGGGGTTTATGACAAAGAGCAACTGACGAAatacggatttgaacccacacaGGAGGGGAAGTTGTTTAAATTGTATCCCAAGAACTATGTGCGCTAAAGTTCAAGTTACAGGATATGACATCAACGCTTGAGTGAGTTGAGATGCGGGGTACATAACCAGCAATTAAAGCTTCCTTGGAAACATCATGCACCAGAAAATCCTTTGTATTTTGCTTCTCATCGATAGCAAAactttattccattttggaatgaggctgtaacataacgtggggggggggggggggggggggggggggtgacgcGCTCAATACTTTCCGGAAGCACTGTGCAAATGTACAGTAGAAGCAGGTTGGTGGAAGTTGCAGTTGCCTTTTGGGAAATACTAAactgttctaaaaatatttcTACTGTCCTGGCTTCTTCAATAATGTGTTTTATTGAAAATCCAGTCTCAAGTCAAAAGTAATGGCAAGCGGGTGGGCGGAGCTCCTGATGGAACTTTTTGCTCCACCATTGAGGAGCATTCAACAGAACGCTACTAGTAGTATTTGTGATTGGAGGCTAGTCATGGGTAACCGTACCTTCTGCAccatatgggtcattttcctATCagttgatcaataacggtaaagacatggcccgctgaatttccttttgaaaatcaatttgaccccgtatttgaattattgccaGTTAGCCATCAGGCGCtcctatttttcaaactttgaatgCCAAAAGGTGTTTACAATTCGGTGTCCCAAATCAAGTTTTCTGAAGATGCCGACGACATCCGTGGATGTATCGGATTTTTCATCCTtctccatgaaaactaacaacaAATGCATAtagtcttcagagttcctttttattggggg contains:
- the mrpl41 gene encoding large ribosomal subunit protein mL41, which translates into the protein MGVLSTLIRGLTRGADRMSEFTSKRGSRTHNKGRGSRPAGVNLPSRKFLAIKAMIPEFVVPNLDGFKLKPYVSYRSPKGIEPPATAERLFAEVVAPRIERDFIEGVYDKEQLTKYGFEPTQEGKLFKLYPKNYVR